In the genome of Streptomyces globosus, one region contains:
- a CDS encoding bifunctional DNA primase/polymerase, producing the protein MQGSDVKAAVEWLVSAAGDPQACRWEWERSPDGVALLPAGRHWDVLVLPGGLGRAALAVLRRLRGRPGPVLAGPGGTRLGFFVPAGTASHWLATGVRGAGRGSWVVVPHPGRAPGAAGHWLVPPDGRGTLTDPAVLELALHEAAAARAAGERAAGRPA; encoded by the coding sequence ATGCAGGGCTCGGATGTCAAAGCCGCGGTGGAATGGCTCGTCTCGGCGGCCGGCGATCCACAGGCCTGCCGCTGGGAGTGGGAGCGCAGCCCCGACGGGGTCGCCCTGCTGCCCGCGGGCCGGCACTGGGACGTGCTGGTCCTGCCCGGCGGGCTCGGCCGGGCCGCCCTCGCCGTCCTGCGGCGGCTGCGCGGGCGGCCCGGCCCGGTGCTCGCCGGCCCGGGCGGCACCCGGCTGGGCTTCTTCGTGCCCGCGGGGACGGCCTCGCACTGGCTGGCCACCGGCGTGCGCGGCGCCGGACGGGGCAGCTGGGTCGTCGTCCCCCATCCCGGCAGGGCTCCCGGGGCCGCCGGGCACTGGCTGGTGCCGCCGGACGGCCGCGGGACGCTCACCGATCCGGCGGTGCTGGAGCTCGCCCTGCACGAGGCGGCGGCCGCCCGCGCCGCCGGGGAGCGGGCGGCGGGCCGCCCCGCCTGA
- a CDS encoding ABC transporter permease — protein sequence MRWLRRNLVTVLGLLTLAYLVLPNVVVTVFSFNNPAGRFNYAWQEFSLDAWKDPCGVADLCGSLALSLQIALWATLGATALGTAIAFALVRYRFRARGAVNSLIFMPMAMPEIVMAASLLALFLNMGVELGFRTILIAHVMFCLSFVVAAVKARVLSMDPRLEEAARDLYASPLQTFLRVTLPIAAPGIAAGALLSFALSFDDFIITNFNSGNTVTFPMFVWGSAQRGTPVQINVIGTAMFVIAVLVVLAAQIVGNRRKKAQPK from the coding sequence ATGCGTTGGCTCCGCCGCAACCTCGTCACCGTCCTCGGCCTCCTGACCCTCGCGTACCTGGTCCTGCCGAACGTCGTCGTCACCGTCTTCTCGTTCAACAACCCCGCCGGGCGCTTCAACTACGCCTGGCAGGAGTTCTCCCTCGACGCCTGGAAGGACCCCTGCGGGGTCGCCGACCTGTGCGGCTCCCTCGCCCTGTCCCTCCAGATCGCCCTGTGGGCCACGCTCGGCGCGACCGCGCTCGGCACGGCCATCGCCTTCGCCCTGGTCCGCTACCGGTTCCGGGCGCGCGGCGCGGTCAACTCGCTGATCTTCATGCCGATGGCCATGCCCGAGATCGTCATGGCCGCCTCGCTGCTCGCCCTGTTCCTGAACATGGGCGTCGAGCTGGGCTTCCGGACGATCCTGATCGCCCACGTCATGTTCTGCCTCAGCTTCGTCGTCGCCGCCGTCAAGGCACGCGTGCTCTCGATGGACCCCCGGCTGGAGGAGGCCGCCCGCGACCTCTACGCGAGCCCCCTGCAGACCTTCCTGCGGGTGACGCTGCCGATCGCGGCGCCGGGCATCGCGGCAGGCGCACTGCTCTCCTTCGCCCTGTCCTTCGACGACTTCATCATCACCAACTTCAACTCGGGCAACACCGTCACCTTCCCCATGTTCGTGTGGGGCTCGGCCCAGCGCGGTACGCCCGTGCAGATCAACGTCATCGGCACGGCGATGTTCGTCATCGCGGTGCTGGTGGTCCTCGCCGCCCAGATCGTCGGCAACCGCCGGAAGAAAGCACAGCCCAAGTAA
- a CDS encoding NAD(P)/FAD-dependent oxidoreductase, with the protein MAPVAMRSVAKSLSEALPVSYWLDDPGKPPAQPALTSDEACDLLVVGGGYSGLWTALIAKERDPARDVVLIESKEAGWAASGRNGGFCAASLTHGFANGLARWPGELAKLEELGARNLDEIEAAVARYGIDCDFERTGEIDVATEPHQVEELRELHQEAEKLGLADGMRWLDRDALRAEVDSPTFLAGLWDTDGVAMLNPARLAWGLKQACLGLGVRIYENTRGLSLGSSGAGMAVRTPYGRIFARRVALGTNIFPSLVRRIRPFTVPVYDYALMTEPLTADQREAIGWQNRQGMGDSANQFHYFRITPDHRILWGGYDAVYPYKGRLDSEYDHRPETYLKLAQHFFTAFPQLEGVGFSHAWGGAIDTCSRFSAFFGTAHSGRVAYAAGYTGLGVGATRFGADVMLDLLDGARTERTGLEMVRSKPMPFPPEPFAWTGITLTKWSLARADARGGRRNLWLKTLDRFGLGFDS; encoded by the coding sequence ATGGCCCCAGTCGCCATGCGAAGTGTTGCGAAATCCCTTTCCGAAGCACTGCCGGTCTCGTACTGGCTGGACGACCCCGGCAAGCCCCCCGCCCAGCCGGCCCTGACCTCCGACGAGGCCTGCGACCTGCTCGTCGTCGGCGGAGGCTACAGCGGCCTGTGGACGGCGCTGATCGCCAAGGAGCGCGACCCCGCCCGGGACGTCGTCCTCATCGAGTCGAAGGAGGCGGGCTGGGCCGCCTCCGGACGCAACGGCGGCTTCTGCGCCGCCTCCCTCACCCACGGCTTCGCCAACGGCCTGGCCCGCTGGCCCGGCGAACTCGCGAAGCTGGAGGAACTGGGCGCGCGCAACCTCGACGAGATCGAGGCGGCCGTCGCCCGCTACGGCATCGACTGCGACTTCGAGCGCACCGGCGAGATCGACGTCGCCACCGAGCCGCACCAGGTCGAGGAGCTCCGCGAGCTCCACCAGGAGGCCGAGAAGCTCGGCCTCGCGGACGGCATGCGCTGGCTCGACCGCGACGCCCTGCGCGCCGAGGTCGACTCGCCGACCTTCCTCGCCGGCCTGTGGGACACCGACGGCGTCGCCATGCTGAACCCCGCCCGGCTCGCCTGGGGCCTCAAGCAGGCCTGCCTCGGCCTCGGCGTGCGCATCTACGAGAACACCCGCGGCCTGTCGCTGGGCTCCTCCGGCGCCGGAATGGCCGTCCGCACCCCGTACGGTCGGATCTTCGCCCGGCGGGTCGCGCTCGGCACCAACATCTTCCCCTCGCTGGTCCGGCGGATCCGGCCGTTCACGGTCCCCGTCTACGACTACGCCCTCATGACCGAGCCGCTCACCGCCGACCAGCGAGAGGCCATCGGCTGGCAGAACCGCCAGGGCATGGGCGACAGCGCCAACCAGTTCCACTACTTCCGCATCACCCCGGACCACCGGATCCTGTGGGGCGGCTACGACGCCGTCTACCCGTACAAGGGGCGCCTGGACTCCGAGTACGACCACCGGCCGGAGACCTACCTCAAGCTGGCGCAGCACTTCTTCACGGCGTTCCCGCAGCTGGAGGGCGTCGGCTTCAGCCACGCCTGGGGCGGGGCGATCGACACCTGCTCCCGCTTCTCGGCGTTCTTCGGCACCGCGCACTCCGGCCGGGTCGCCTACGCGGCCGGCTACACCGGCCTCGGCGTCGGCGCCACGCGCTTCGGAGCCGACGTGATGCTGGACCTCCTCGACGGCGCGCGCACCGAGCGCACCGGGCTGGAGATGGTGCGGTCCAAGCCGATGCCGTTCCCGCCCGAGCCGTTCGCCTGGACGGGGATCACGCTGACCAAGTGGTCCCTGGCGCGGGCCGACGCACGCGGCGGCCGCCGCAACCTGTGGCTGAAGACCCTCGATCGGTTCGGCCTCGGCTTCGACAGCTGA
- a CDS encoding ATP-binding protein, translated as MDTDGTPHGTGERRAPHTGHAPGGQVPRPAGPPAAPPAAPPRPAHAPGGGPALADWLRTPRVSDGPGVWAYGHVPRPAEEPERTPTRQLVSGALISLLAGLLLWSLLWNGYLGGFWLWPLYMFTPDSWAGTMPAVVAAYTWYTAVALMLAVGFGRLGRWPELARRLLTGGAARAARAEGTRLPDRPAPGSPDDPAGWPELRRAGLGDLADLLAAEAASGRMNDVDHARIRRAWDSVRADPARATAFAGAVRGKGAAACLHPSGARDLPVRAARHDLLARQVLLGTADPGTRNPYARRGTRLALDPAVLGTSLLAVGPSGAGKTALLVRPVVESLALQALAGQAAVVAVAAAGTRLGPDDGFDVVVRIGDPASVHDLDLYGGTTDPDEAAGLLAEAFTGDVPGMEVRRAATALAQLLGPFRTAYGRFPAVPELRELLDRVPARLDALRSALEAAGAHAMIRELDARDRQHGTPGDPGPALADRVALLDRPAFDGFFDTGGRSRPFSLRSLEHPLRVRIDLPERGHADASRILARLVLAQFSACAAARTDRSLFAFLALDDASHTLTPQSVRSLQRLRTANAGVLLALRTLDDVPEALRTPLLGAVGCRMAFSGVTTWDGRRFAEAWGTEWVEARDVTHRTVFADQPLTRAVHAFRKLVTGKAVTTDAVTVRQVERERWSASDLAHSVPPGHAVLSLTTVRGERAAPLLVRLEGTG; from the coding sequence ATGGACACCGACGGCACGCCGCACGGCACCGGCGAGCGACGGGCGCCGCACACCGGCCACGCCCCGGGCGGGCAGGTGCCCAGGCCCGCCGGCCCGCCCGCCGCCCCGCCCGCGGCGCCGCCCCGGCCCGCGCACGCCCCCGGCGGCGGCCCCGCCCTCGCGGACTGGCTGCGCACCCCGCGCGTCTCCGACGGCCCCGGGGTGTGGGCGTACGGGCACGTGCCCCGACCCGCCGAGGAGCCGGAGCGCACCCCGACCCGCCAGCTCGTCTCCGGCGCCCTGATCTCCCTCCTCGCCGGACTGCTGCTGTGGTCCCTGCTCTGGAACGGCTACCTGGGCGGCTTCTGGCTCTGGCCGCTCTACATGTTCACGCCCGACTCCTGGGCCGGCACCATGCCGGCCGTCGTCGCCGCCTACACCTGGTACACCGCGGTCGCCCTGATGCTGGCCGTCGGCTTCGGCCGGCTCGGCCGCTGGCCCGAACTGGCCCGCCGCCTCCTCACCGGCGGCGCCGCCCGCGCCGCCCGCGCCGAGGGGACCCGGCTCCCCGACCGGCCCGCACCCGGCAGCCCCGACGACCCCGCCGGCTGGCCCGAGCTGCGCCGGGCCGGCCTCGGCGACCTCGCCGACCTGCTCGCCGCCGAGGCGGCCTCCGGCCGCATGAACGACGTCGACCACGCCCGGATCCGGCGCGCCTGGGACTCCGTACGCGCCGACCCCGCGCGCGCCACCGCCTTCGCCGGAGCCGTCCGCGGCAAGGGCGCCGCCGCCTGCCTGCACCCCTCCGGGGCCCGCGACCTGCCCGTGCGCGCCGCCCGCCACGACCTCCTCGCCCGGCAGGTCCTGCTCGGCACCGCCGACCCCGGCACCCGCAACCCGTACGCCCGGCGCGGGACGCGGCTCGCCCTCGACCCCGCCGTGCTGGGCACCTCGCTGCTCGCCGTCGGCCCCTCCGGAGCCGGGAAGACCGCCCTGCTCGTCCGGCCCGTCGTGGAGTCCCTCGCCCTCCAGGCCCTCGCCGGCCAGGCCGCCGTCGTCGCCGTCGCCGCCGCAGGCACCCGGCTGGGCCCGGACGACGGCTTCGACGTGGTCGTCCGGATCGGCGACCCCGCCTCCGTCCACGACCTCGACCTGTACGGGGGCACCACCGACCCCGACGAGGCCGCCGGGCTGCTCGCCGAGGCCTTCACCGGCGACGTCCCCGGCATGGAGGTCCGCCGCGCCGCCACCGCCCTCGCCCAGCTCCTCGGCCCCTTCCGGACCGCGTACGGCCGCTTCCCGGCCGTGCCCGAGCTGCGCGAACTGCTGGACCGGGTGCCCGCCCGCCTCGACGCCCTGCGCTCCGCCCTCGAAGCAGCCGGAGCCCACGCCATGATCCGCGAGCTCGACGCCCGCGACCGCCAGCACGGCACCCCCGGCGACCCCGGCCCCGCCCTCGCCGACCGCGTGGCGCTGCTGGACCGGCCCGCCTTCGACGGGTTCTTCGACACCGGCGGCCGCAGCCGGCCCTTCTCGCTGCGCAGCCTGGAGCACCCGCTGCGCGTCCGCATCGACCTGCCCGAGCGCGGGCACGCCGACGCCTCCCGCATCCTCGCCCGCCTGGTCCTGGCCCAGTTCTCCGCCTGCGCGGCGGCCCGCACCGACCGGTCGCTGTTCGCGTTCCTCGCCCTCGACGACGCCTCCCACACCCTGACCCCGCAGAGCGTGCGGAGCCTCCAGCGGCTGCGCACCGCCAACGCCGGCGTCCTGCTGGCGCTGCGCACCCTCGACGACGTCCCCGAGGCGCTGCGGACGCCGCTGCTCGGGGCCGTCGGCTGCCGGATGGCCTTCTCCGGCGTCACCACCTGGGACGGCAGGCGCTTCGCCGAGGCGTGGGGCACCGAATGGGTGGAGGCCCGCGACGTCACCCACCGCACCGTCTTCGCCGACCAGCCGCTGACCCGCGCCGTGCACGCCTTCCGCAAGCTCGTCACCGGCAAGGCCGTCACGACGGACGCCGTCACCGTCCGGCAGGTGGAGCGGGAGCGCTGGTCCGCCTCCGACCTCGCGCACTCCGTCCCGCCCGGCCACGCCGTGCTCTCGCTGACCACGGTCCGCGGGGAGCGGGCGGCCCCGCTGCTGGTGAGGCTGGAGGGAACGGGCTGA
- the gabT gene encoding 4-aminobutyrate--2-oxoglutarate transaminase: MTAVPQERKLVTAIPGPKSQELQARRLGAVAGGVGSVLPVFTKRLDGGILEDVDGNRLIDFGSGIAVTSVGGSAEAVVRRATAQLADFTHTCFMVTPYEGYVEVCEALAELTPGDHAKKSALFNSGAEAVENAVKIARAYTKRQAVVVFDHGYHGRTNLTMALTAKNMPYKHGFGPFAPEVYRVPVAYGYRWPTGAENCGPEAAAQAIDQITKQIGAENVAAIIIEPVLGEGGFIEPAKGFLPAIVEFANDNGIVFVADEIQSGFCRTGQWFACEDEGIVPDLITTAKGIAGGLPLAAVTGRAEIMDAAHAGGLGGTYGGNPVACAGALGSIETMKELDLNAKAKEIESLMKARLSAMQEKYEIIGDIRGRGAMIAIELVKDPASKTPNPEAAAALAKACHAEGVIVLTCGTYGNVLRFLPPLVIGEDLLNEGLDVIEAAFATV, from the coding sequence ATGACTGCTGTCCCGCAGGAGCGCAAGCTCGTCACCGCGATCCCCGGCCCGAAGTCGCAGGAGCTTCAGGCCCGCCGCCTCGGTGCGGTGGCCGGCGGCGTGGGTTCGGTGCTCCCCGTCTTCACCAAGCGCCTGGACGGCGGCATCCTCGAGGACGTCGACGGCAACCGCCTGATCGACTTCGGCTCCGGCATCGCCGTGACCTCGGTGGGCGGCTCCGCCGAGGCCGTCGTGCGCCGCGCCACCGCGCAGCTCGCGGACTTCACCCACACCTGTTTCATGGTCACCCCGTACGAGGGCTACGTGGAGGTCTGCGAGGCGCTGGCCGAGCTGACCCCGGGCGACCACGCGAAGAAGTCCGCGCTGTTCAACTCCGGCGCCGAGGCCGTCGAGAACGCCGTCAAGATCGCGCGTGCGTACACCAAGCGCCAGGCCGTCGTCGTCTTCGACCACGGCTACCACGGCCGCACCAACCTCACCATGGCGCTGACCGCGAAGAACATGCCGTACAAGCACGGCTTCGGTCCGTTCGCCCCCGAGGTCTACCGCGTGCCGGTCGCCTACGGCTACCGCTGGCCCACCGGTGCCGAGAACTGCGGCCCCGAGGCCGCCGCCCAGGCGATCGACCAGATCACCAAGCAGATCGGCGCCGAGAACGTCGCCGCGATCATCATCGAGCCGGTCCTCGGCGAGGGCGGCTTCATCGAGCCGGCCAAGGGCTTCCTCCCGGCGATCGTGGAGTTCGCCAACGACAACGGCATCGTCTTCGTCGCGGACGAGATCCAGTCCGGCTTCTGCCGCACCGGCCAGTGGTTCGCCTGCGAGGACGAGGGCATCGTCCCGGACCTGATCACCACCGCCAAGGGCATCGCCGGCGGCCTGCCGCTCGCCGCGGTGACCGGCCGCGCCGAGATCATGGACGCCGCGCACGCGGGCGGCCTGGGCGGCACGTACGGCGGCAACCCGGTGGCCTGCGCCGGCGCGCTCGGCTCCATCGAGACGATGAAGGAGCTCGACCTCAACGCCAAGGCGAAGGAGATCGAGTCCCTCATGAAGGCGCGGCTGTCCGCGATGCAGGAGAAGTACGAGATCATCGGCGACATCCGCGGCCGCGGCGCCATGATCGCCATCGAGCTGGTCAAGGACCCCGCGTCCAAGACGCCGAACCCGGAGGCCGCCGCGGCCCTCGCCAAGGCCTGCCACGCCGAGGGCGTCATCGTCCTCACCTGCGGCACGTACGGCAACGTGCTCCGCTTCCTGCCGCCGCTGGTCATCGGCGAGGACCTGCTGAACGAGGGCCTGGACGTCATCGAGGCCGCGTTCGCGACGGTCTGA
- a CDS encoding ABC transporter ATP-binding protein produces the protein MTDKTAGGDVRLAGISKHYGTFTAVHPLDLTIPQGSFFALLGASGCGKTTTLRMIAGLEEPSTGTVHLGDRDVTQLPPYKRPVNTVFQSYALFPHLSIHENVAFGLRRRGIKSVRKQVEDMLELVELGQFAQRKPHQLSGGQQQRVAVARALINHPQVLLLDEPLGALDLKLRRQMQLELKRIQTEVGITFVHVTHDQEEAMTMADTVAVMNGGRVEQMGAPAELYENPRTTFVANFLGTSNLIEAEVLEAGGDEVAVTSAGTRLRLPRARCSTAPKAGGRLLVGVRPEKISLVPAAEEGAVAAGRNKVAGRIADSSFIGVSTQFVIDSPVCPELEVYVQNIERDDRLVPGAEVVLHWNPEHTFGLDAAQDIDAGVETVEEGA, from the coding sequence ATGACTGACAAGACCGCGGGCGGAGATGTCCGCCTCGCCGGGATCAGCAAGCACTACGGCACCTTCACGGCCGTGCACCCCCTGGACCTGACCATCCCGCAGGGCTCGTTCTTCGCCCTGCTCGGCGCCTCCGGCTGCGGGAAGACCACCACCCTGCGGATGATCGCCGGCCTGGAGGAGCCCTCCACCGGCACCGTCCACCTCGGCGACCGCGACGTCACGCAGCTGCCCCCGTACAAGCGCCCCGTGAACACGGTCTTCCAGAGCTACGCCCTCTTCCCGCACCTGAGCATCCACGAGAACGTCGCCTTCGGGCTGCGCCGCCGCGGCATCAAGTCCGTCAGGAAGCAGGTCGAGGACATGCTGGAGCTCGTCGAGCTCGGCCAGTTCGCCCAGCGCAAGCCGCACCAGCTCTCCGGCGGCCAGCAGCAGCGCGTCGCGGTCGCCCGCGCGCTCATCAACCACCCCCAGGTGCTCCTCCTCGACGAGCCCCTCGGCGCCCTCGACCTCAAGCTGCGCCGCCAGATGCAGCTGGAGCTCAAGCGGATCCAGACCGAGGTCGGCATCACGTTCGTGCACGTCACGCACGACCAGGAGGAGGCCATGACCATGGCCGACACCGTGGCGGTGATGAACGGCGGCCGCGTCGAGCAGATGGGCGCCCCCGCCGAGCTGTACGAGAACCCGCGCACCACGTTCGTCGCGAACTTCCTCGGCACATCCAACCTGATCGAGGCCGAGGTCCTGGAGGCCGGCGGCGACGAGGTCGCCGTCACGTCGGCGGGCACCAGGCTCCGGCTTCCCCGGGCCCGCTGCTCGACCGCCCCGAAGGCCGGCGGCCGGCTCCTGGTCGGGGTGCGCCCCGAGAAGATCTCCCTGGTGCCCGCGGCCGAGGAGGGAGCCGTCGCGGCAGGCCGGAACAAGGTCGCCGGGCGGATCGCCGACTCCTCCTTCATCGGCGTGTCCACCCAGTTCGTCATCGACAGCCCCGTCTGCCCGGAGCTGGAGGTGTACGTGCAGAACATCGAGCGCGACGACCGCCTGGTCCCCGGCGCCGAGGTCGTCCTGCACTGGAACCCGGAGCACACCTTCGGGCTGGACGCCGCGCAGGACATCGACGCGGGAGTCGAGACGGTCGAGGAGGGCGCATGA
- a CDS encoding ABC transporter permease, giving the protein MTATAAPPEAPAPAEPPVHRPSLRKRLVPYWLLLPGILWLLVFFVLPMAYQASTSVQTGSLEEGFEVTWHFRTYWDALAEYYPQFLRSLLYAGTATLLCLLLGYPLAYLIAFKAGRWRNLLLVLVIAPFFTSFLIRTLAWKTILADGGPVVAVLNSVGFLDVTSWLGLTQGERVLATPLAVVCGLTYNFLPFMILPLYTSLERIDPRLHEAAGDLYAHPATTFRKVTFPLSMPGVVSGTLLTFIPASGDYVNAELLGSTDTRMIGNVIQSQYLRILDYPTAAALSFILMAAVLVMVTIYIRRAGTEDLV; this is encoded by the coding sequence ATGACCGCCACCGCGGCGCCGCCCGAGGCCCCCGCCCCGGCCGAGCCACCCGTCCACCGGCCGTCCCTGCGCAAGCGGCTCGTCCCGTACTGGCTGCTGCTGCCCGGCATCCTGTGGCTGCTCGTCTTCTTCGTCCTGCCGATGGCCTACCAGGCCTCCACCTCGGTGCAGACCGGCTCCCTCGAAGAGGGCTTCGAGGTCACCTGGCACTTCCGCACCTACTGGGACGCCCTCGCCGAGTACTACCCCCAGTTCCTGCGCTCCCTGCTGTACGCCGGCACCGCCACCCTGCTGTGCCTGCTCCTCGGCTACCCGCTGGCCTACCTGATCGCCTTCAAGGCGGGCCGCTGGCGCAACCTCCTGCTGGTACTGGTCATCGCGCCGTTCTTCACCAGCTTCCTGATCCGCACGCTGGCCTGGAAGACCATCCTGGCCGACGGCGGGCCCGTCGTCGCCGTCCTCAACAGCGTCGGCTTCCTCGACGTCACCAGCTGGCTCGGCCTGACCCAGGGCGAGCGCGTGCTCGCCACCCCGCTCGCGGTGGTCTGCGGCCTGACGTACAACTTCCTGCCCTTCATGATCCTGCCGCTGTACACCTCGCTGGAGCGCATCGACCCCCGCCTGCACGAAGCGGCCGGGGACCTGTACGCCCACCCCGCGACGACCTTCCGCAAGGTCACCTTCCCGCTGTCGATGCCGGGCGTGGTCTCCGGGACCCTGCTCACCTTCATCCCGGCGAGCGGCGACTACGTCAACGCCGAGCTGCTCGGCTCGACGGACACCCGGATGATCGGCAACGTCATCCAGTCCCAGTACCTGCGGATCCTCGACTACCCGACGGCCGCCGCACTGTCCTTCATCCTCATGGCCGCCGTGCTGGTCATGGTCACCATCTACATCCGCCGCGCGGGGACGGAGGACCTGGTCTGA
- a CDS encoding polyamine ABC transporter substrate-binding protein has product MQHNEPDRLSAAQLAAMRRSLTSGRGALTRRSLLRASGAGALTLGGLASMSACGIPPAKRGAEDAAASEDRSEAEKVVNFSNWTEYMDVSDDEKVHPTLEEFTRRTGIKVNYTEDINDNVEFFGKIRPQLAAGQDTGRDLIVVTDWLAARIIRLGWAQKLDPSHLPHAFANLIPQYRSPDWDPGRAHSYPWTGINTVIAYNTRATGGRKVDSVTQMLDDPTLKGRVGFLSEMRDTVGMTLLDQGKSPESFTTADYDAAIARLQKGVDSKQIRRFTGNDYTADLDKGDLAACLAWAGDVIQLQADNPDIQYAIPAVGYITSSDNLLVPARARHKTNAEKLIDFYYEPPIAAQLAAFISYVCPVAGVRDDLAKIDPALADNPLIIPDEEMAARAHAFRMLTSEEETAYEEKFAKLIGA; this is encoded by the coding sequence ATGCAGCACAACGAGCCCGACCGGCTCTCCGCGGCACAGCTCGCCGCGATGCGGCGCAGCCTCACCAGCGGGCGCGGCGCCCTCACCCGCCGCTCGCTGCTGCGCGCCTCCGGCGCCGGGGCGCTCACCCTCGGCGGCCTGGCGTCGATGTCCGCGTGCGGCATCCCGCCCGCGAAGCGCGGCGCCGAGGACGCCGCGGCGTCCGAGGACCGCTCGGAGGCGGAGAAGGTCGTCAACTTCTCCAACTGGACCGAGTACATGGACGTCAGCGACGACGAGAAGGTCCACCCGACGCTGGAGGAGTTCACCAGGCGGACGGGCATCAAGGTCAACTACACCGAGGACATCAACGACAACGTCGAGTTCTTCGGCAAGATCCGCCCCCAGCTGGCGGCGGGCCAGGACACCGGCCGGGACCTGATCGTCGTCACCGACTGGCTCGCGGCCCGCATCATCCGCCTCGGCTGGGCGCAGAAACTCGACCCCTCCCACCTGCCGCACGCCTTCGCCAACCTGATCCCGCAGTACCGCAGCCCCGACTGGGACCCGGGCCGCGCGCACAGCTATCCGTGGACCGGCATCAACACGGTCATCGCCTACAACACCAGGGCGACGGGCGGCAGGAAGGTCGACTCCGTCACCCAGATGCTCGACGACCCCACCCTCAAGGGCCGGGTCGGCTTCCTCAGCGAGATGCGCGACACGGTCGGCATGACCCTCCTCGACCAGGGCAAGTCCCCGGAGTCCTTCACCACCGCCGACTACGACGCGGCCATCGCCCGGCTGCAGAAGGGCGTGGACAGCAAGCAGATCCGCCGCTTCACCGGCAACGACTACACCGCGGACCTGGACAAGGGCGACCTGGCGGCCTGCCTGGCCTGGGCCGGCGACGTCATCCAGCTCCAGGCGGACAACCCGGACATCCAGTACGCGATTCCTGCCGTGGGCTACATCACCTCCAGCGACAACCTGCTCGTGCCGGCCCGCGCCCGGCACAAGACCAACGCCGAGAAGCTGATCGACTTCTACTACGAGCCCCCGATCGCCGCCCAGCTCGCCGCCTTCATCAGCTACGTGTGCCCGGTCGCGGGGGTCAGGGACGACCTTGCGAAAATCGATCCCGCGCTCGCGGACAACCCCCTGATCATCCCCGACGAGGAGATGGCCGCCAGGGCCCATGCCTTCCGCATGCTCACCAGCGAGGAAGAGACCGCGTACGAGGAGAAGTTCGCCAAGCTCATCGGAGCCTGA
- a CDS encoding phosphatase PAP2 family protein gives MSETPRSRDSGGDTGTGLPQRRTGPAFAHTPHRSDSRPPHTPRGARQPGPGGRPGTIPPVPGRPATSSFSLRSVLLPTGALLGLALATWQVLASGPLLGPDERISAALVRTLPDAVTERLSDLGNVPVAVPVLVLAAAYALRRGNRSGALAAASAIALVPALVVPLKAWTARPGPLEPWAAGYFPSGHTATAAVAYGAAALLLRPYTRRPWPAAAALALTAATAAGLVLRGFHWPLDVLASLLLCVPLLYAVRLAVARGLRRGGPPPAPRRRGRPPPRAGRAPAPPDR, from the coding sequence ATGAGTGAGACACCCCGCTCCCGGGATTCCGGGGGCGACACCGGTACCGGGCTTCCCCAGCGCCGCACCGGGCCTGCGTTCGCGCACACTCCTCACCGATCGGACAGCCGACCGCCCCACACCCCCCGGGGCGCCCGGCAACCCGGTCCGGGCGGCCGTCCCGGAACCATCCCCCCTGTTCCGGGACGGCCGGCCACCTCCTCCTTCTCCCTCCGCTCCGTCCTCCTCCCCACCGGGGCCCTCCTCGGGCTCGCCCTGGCGACCTGGCAGGTGCTGGCCTCGGGCCCGCTGCTCGGTCCGGACGAGCGGATCAGCGCCGCACTGGTGCGCACCCTCCCCGACGCCGTCACCGAGCGGCTCTCCGACCTGGGCAACGTGCCCGTCGCCGTGCCCGTCCTCGTCCTGGCGGCGGCGTACGCCCTGCGCCGCGGCAACCGCTCCGGCGCCCTGGCCGCCGCGTCGGCCATCGCCCTCGTGCCGGCCCTGGTCGTCCCGCTGAAGGCGTGGACCGCCCGCCCCGGACCGCTGGAGCCCTGGGCCGCCGGCTACTTCCCCTCCGGCCACACGGCCACCGCCGCCGTCGCCTACGGAGCCGCGGCCCTGCTGCTGCGCCCGTACACCCGCCGGCCGTGGCCGGCGGCCGCGGCGCTGGCGCTGACGGCCGCCACGGCCGCCGGGCTCGTCCTGCGCGGCTTCCACTGGCCGCTGGACGTCCTCGCCTCGCTCCTGCTGTGCGTGCCGCTGCTGTACGCCGTCCGGCTGGCCGTCGCACGCGGGCTCAGGCGGGGCGGCCCGCCGCCCGCTCCCCGGCGGCGCGGGCGGCCGCCGCCTCGTGCAGGGCGAGCTCCAGCACCGCCGGATCGGTGA